The following coding sequences lie in one Frigoribacterium sp. SL97 genomic window:
- a CDS encoding BLUF domain-containing protein translates to MLSTVYVSRSSYPFTDDDLANLLMTSRSNNARLGITGMLLHREGRFIQVLEGPEEAVRERLAVIARDPRHTAVHTIVDELVEDRLFPAWTMGYRAVTDDLATVLPGYADVFDSGTGTGTGTGSGTGSASVARAAVRDDFSNLSPSSSHKVRTLLRWFRDQPTDVTDGLFSPRAS, encoded by the coding sequence GTGCTGTCCACCGTGTACGTCAGTCGATCGTCGTACCCCTTCACCGACGACGACCTGGCCAACCTGCTGATGACCAGTCGCTCGAACAACGCCCGCCTGGGCATCACCGGCATGCTGCTGCACCGCGAGGGCCGCTTCATCCAGGTGCTCGAGGGGCCCGAGGAGGCGGTCCGCGAGCGCCTCGCCGTGATCGCGCGCGACCCCCGGCACACAGCCGTGCACACCATCGTCGACGAACTCGTCGAGGACCGGCTGTTCCCCGCCTGGACCATGGGCTACCGGGCCGTCACGGACGACCTGGCGACGGTCCTCCCGGGCTACGCCGACGTCTTCGACTCCGGCACCGGCACCGGCACCGGCACCGGCTCCGGTACGGGCTCCGCCTCCGTCGCGCGTGCCGCCGTCCGCGACGACTTCAGCAACCTGTCCCCGTCGTCGTCGCACAAGGTCCGCACCCTGCTGCGCTGGTTCCGTGACCAGCCGACCGACGTGACCGACGGGCTGTTCTCGCCCCGCGCCTCCTGA
- a CDS encoding heavy metal translocating P-type ATPase, which produces MTTAGGAGRPGEGVTGSTLPPDAVQLDITGMTCASCANRIERKLNKLPGVEASVNYATEKAHVRVVAGAVDDAREGDPGVPDVDALIATVAAAGYGATVPAPPASPTGAADGSSDAAPDARATEVDALRRRTLVSTALALPVVVLSMVPALQFTNWQWLALTLAAPVAVWGAWPFHRAAAVNLRHGAASMDTLVSVGVVAAFAWSLWALFFGDAGRPGMHMSFSLVATHGGPTELYLEVASAVTVFILLGRWLEARAKRRSGEALRALLELGAKEATVLRDGQEARVATAGLVPGDLVVVRPGEAIASDALVREGTSAVDLSMLTGESVPVEVGPGDRVVGATLNVGGRLLVEITRVGADTELARLGRLVEEAQSGKAEVQRLADRVSAVFVPVVIGLAVLTFVGWLAFGGFVEGAGGGGFFAGSLQTAFTAAVATLIIACPCALGLATPTALLVGTGRGSQLGIVIRGPQVLERTRTVDTIVLDKTGTVTTGRMSVREVVLDDAAATGVDDVLARAAAVESGSEHPVARAVEAEAARRGVVVPAAEQFTAHAGAGVQALVDGTLVLVGRPGWLADEWSVTAPPGLERAFAAAEATGATPVAVAWDGRVRGVVTIADTVKPGAREAVERFRGLGLTPVLLTGDNAGAARHVAAQVGIAAADVVAQATPQQKVEAVARLQAEGRVVAMVGDGVNDAAALATADLGIALGTGTDAAIAAGDLTVVSGELAGVADAIRLSRATLGTIKGNLFWAFAYNVAAIPVAMLGLLNPVLAGAAMAASSVFVVTNSLRLRRFRAG; this is translated from the coding sequence ATGACCACCGCCGGAGGCGCGGGTCGGCCGGGCGAGGGCGTCACCGGGAGCACCCTGCCACCCGACGCGGTGCAGTTGGACATCACCGGCATGACCTGCGCCTCCTGCGCCAACCGCATCGAGCGCAAGCTCAACAAGCTGCCCGGCGTCGAGGCCTCGGTGAACTACGCGACCGAGAAGGCGCACGTGCGGGTCGTGGCCGGTGCCGTCGACGACGCACGCGAGGGCGACCCCGGGGTGCCCGACGTCGACGCGCTCATCGCCACGGTGGCCGCCGCGGGGTACGGGGCGACCGTGCCCGCGCCTCCTGCGTCCCCGACCGGGGCGGCCGACGGCTCGTCCGACGCCGCCCCGGACGCCCGGGCCACCGAGGTCGACGCCCTCCGCCGACGCACCCTCGTCAGCACCGCCCTCGCCCTGCCCGTCGTGGTGCTCTCGATGGTCCCGGCCCTGCAGTTCACCAACTGGCAGTGGCTCGCGCTGACCCTCGCGGCACCCGTCGCCGTGTGGGGTGCCTGGCCCTTCCACCGTGCCGCCGCCGTCAACCTCCGCCACGGTGCCGCGAGCATGGACACCCTCGTCAGCGTCGGCGTGGTCGCCGCCTTCGCCTGGTCGCTCTGGGCCCTGTTCTTCGGCGACGCCGGCCGGCCGGGCATGCACATGTCGTTCAGCCTGGTCGCCACCCACGGCGGTCCGACCGAGCTCTACCTCGAGGTCGCGTCGGCCGTGACCGTGTTCATCCTGCTCGGCCGCTGGCTCGAGGCCCGCGCCAAGCGCCGCTCGGGCGAGGCCCTGCGCGCCCTGCTCGAACTCGGCGCGAAGGAGGCCACCGTGCTGCGCGACGGTCAGGAGGCGCGGGTCGCCACCGCGGGTCTGGTGCCCGGCGACCTCGTGGTCGTCCGTCCGGGCGAGGCGATCGCCAGCGACGCCCTCGTGCGTGAGGGCACCTCGGCGGTCGACCTGAGCATGCTGACCGGCGAGTCGGTGCCGGTCGAGGTGGGCCCGGGCGACCGCGTCGTCGGAGCGACCCTCAACGTGGGCGGACGCCTGCTCGTCGAGATCACCCGCGTCGGGGCCGACACCGAGCTCGCCCGGCTCGGTCGCCTCGTCGAGGAGGCGCAGAGCGGCAAGGCCGAGGTGCAACGACTGGCCGACCGGGTCTCGGCCGTGTTCGTGCCGGTCGTCATCGGGCTGGCCGTGCTGACCTTCGTCGGCTGGCTCGCGTTCGGCGGCTTCGTCGAGGGTGCCGGGGGCGGTGGCTTCTTCGCCGGGTCGCTGCAGACCGCGTTCACCGCCGCCGTCGCCACCCTGATCATCGCCTGCCCGTGCGCGCTCGGGCTCGCGACGCCCACCGCGCTGCTGGTCGGCACGGGCCGCGGCTCGCAGCTCGGCATCGTGATCCGGGGGCCGCAGGTGCTCGAGCGCACCCGCACGGTCGACACGATCGTCCTCGACAAGACCGGGACGGTCACGACCGGGCGGATGAGCGTGCGCGAGGTCGTCCTCGACGACGCCGCGGCCACCGGGGTCGACGACGTCCTGGCCCGGGCCGCCGCCGTGGAGTCCGGCTCGGAGCACCCGGTCGCCCGCGCGGTCGAGGCCGAGGCCGCCCGGCGCGGGGTCGTCGTCCCGGCTGCGGAGCAGTTCACCGCCCACGCCGGGGCCGGCGTGCAGGCCCTCGTCGACGGGACGCTCGTGCTGGTCGGCCGCCCCGGGTGGCTGGCCGACGAGTGGTCGGTCACCGCGCCTCCCGGGCTCGAGAGGGCGTTCGCCGCCGCCGAGGCGACCGGTGCGACCCCCGTCGCCGTCGCCTGGGACGGTCGGGTGCGTGGTGTCGTCACCATCGCGGACACCGTGAAGCCCGGTGCGCGGGAGGCCGTCGAGCGGTTCCGCGGCCTGGGCCTGACGCCCGTGCTGCTGACCGGCGACAACGCGGGCGCGGCACGGCACGTCGCGGCGCAGGTCGGCATCGCCGCGGCGGACGTCGTGGCGCAGGCGACCCCGCAGCAGAAGGTGGAGGCGGTGGCCCGGTTGCAGGCCGAGGGTCGCGTCGTCGCCATGGTCGGCGACGGCGTCAACGACGCGGCCGCCCTCGCCACGGCCGACCTGGGCATCGCCCTCGGGACCGGCACGGACGCGGCCATCGCGGCCGGCGACCTGACCGTCGTCAGCGGCGAGCTCGCCGGGGTGGCCGACGCCATCCGCCTGTCACGGGCCACGCTCGGCACCATCAAGGGCAACCTGTTCTGGGCCTTCGCCTACAACGTCGCGGCGATCCCGGTCGCGATGCTCGGGCTGCTCAACCCCGTGCTGGCCGGCGCGGCGATGGCGGCGTCGTCCGTGTTCGTCGTGACGAACAGCCTGCGCCTGCGGCGGTTCCGCGCCGGGTGA
- a CDS encoding heavy-metal-associated domain-containing protein, translating to MTDTTITTLQVDGMTCEHCVASVTEELSEVVGVDSVEVDLNPGGASTVSVQADATVEHDQLRAAVEEAGYQLSAR from the coding sequence ATGACCGACACCACCATCACCACCCTGCAGGTCGACGGCATGACCTGCGAGCACTGCGTCGCGAGCGTCACCGAAGAGCTCTCCGAGGTCGTCGGCGTCGACTCGGTCGAGGTCGACCTCAACCCCGGAGGCGCGTCCACCGTCTCGGTCCAGGCCGACGCCACCGTCGAGCACGACCAGCTGCGCGCCGCCGTCGAAGAGGCCGGCTACCAGCTCTCCGCACGATGA
- a CDS encoding zinc-ribbon domain-containing protein, with product MIIFGTKGTSALLGVLFFVCRVCGNEAAQRLVKHRRWFTLFFIPVIPYSTKHVYTCAYCGAGTELDAEAAGRFQADAEHAAASRGGRSQG from the coding sequence ATGATCATCTTCGGCACCAAGGGCACGAGCGCCCTGCTCGGCGTCCTCTTCTTCGTCTGCCGGGTCTGCGGCAACGAGGCCGCGCAGCGCCTGGTCAAGCACCGTCGGTGGTTCACGCTGTTCTTCATCCCGGTGATCCCGTACTCGACGAAGCACGTCTACACCTGCGCCTACTGCGGCGCGGGCACCGAGCTCGACGCCGAGGCGGCCGGACGGTTCCAGGCCGACGCCGAACACGCCGCGGCCTCCCGCGGCGGCCGGTCGCAGGGCTGA
- a CDS encoding MFS transporter: MTSPTTSPAAPARTVPTREDRRARLGVALLFFTNGALIANLLPRYPAIKDGLELSNADFGLAVAAMPVGALVAGLGAGWLIRRLRSSRVAVVGTVVTGVAVLLAGIAPVGGLLAAGFLLAGALDAIVDVSQNSHGLRVQYRYRRSILNSFHAVWSIGAVLGGLMGGAAAGLGIPIVWHLGASALIFAVVALVAYPLLLAGPEPAEGAAGGPSEGPSETADAAVLPGDDVTAGAGAAAAPVATDAPDGGAQEARAGSATGAGSDDDATRTSSARDRRRVSPGFVAKWGVLLALVVIASSGAVVEDAGSTWAALYLGSLGAGVTVAALGFVSLQGAQFVGRLLGDGMVDRFGQKAVARAGGVFVAVGMGIALAFPSVIGTILGFAAAGFGVATLIPAAMHAADNLPGFRAGTGLTLVSWLLRLGFLASPPVVGFVADSAGLRYGLLLVPVVGVAVVLLAGVLEGRRARGRHRAAADPVRAGSGRVGSGRVGSGRTTVASSNRVPRWFDDASVVRPRGTRR, encoded by the coding sequence ATGACGTCACCGACGACCTCTCCCGCGGCGCCGGCCCGCACCGTGCCGACGCGCGAGGACCGCCGCGCCCGACTCGGCGTCGCCCTGCTCTTCTTCACCAACGGCGCCCTGATCGCGAACCTCCTCCCGCGCTACCCCGCCATCAAGGACGGCCTCGAGCTGTCCAACGCCGACTTCGGCCTGGCGGTCGCGGCGATGCCCGTCGGCGCGCTCGTCGCGGGGCTCGGTGCCGGATGGCTGATCCGCCGCCTCCGGTCGTCACGGGTGGCCGTGGTCGGCACGGTCGTCACCGGGGTCGCCGTCCTGCTGGCCGGCATCGCCCCGGTCGGTGGGCTGCTCGCCGCGGGCTTCCTGCTCGCCGGTGCCCTCGACGCCATCGTGGACGTCTCGCAGAACTCGCACGGACTGCGCGTGCAGTACCGCTACCGCCGGTCGATCCTCAACTCGTTCCACGCCGTGTGGAGCATCGGGGCCGTCCTCGGCGGGCTGATGGGCGGGGCGGCGGCGGGACTCGGCATCCCGATCGTCTGGCACCTCGGGGCCTCGGCGCTGATCTTCGCCGTCGTGGCGCTCGTCGCCTACCCGCTGCTGCTCGCCGGGCCCGAACCGGCCGAGGGCGCGGCCGGGGGCCCGTCCGAGGGTCCGTCCGAGACGGCCGACGCGGCGGTCCTGCCCGGCGACGACGTGACCGCGGGTGCCGGGGCGGCGGCCGCACCCGTGGCGACGGACGCCCCCGACGGCGGAGCGCAGGAGGCGCGGGCCGGCTCGGCGACCGGGGCGGGCTCCGACGACGACGCGACCCGCACCTCCTCGGCTCGTGACCGTCGCCGCGTCTCGCCCGGGTTCGTCGCGAAGTGGGGCGTGCTGCTGGCCCTCGTCGTCATCGCGTCGTCGGGCGCCGTCGTCGAGGACGCCGGCAGCACGTGGGCCGCGCTCTACCTGGGCTCGCTCGGGGCCGGCGTGACCGTCGCCGCCCTCGGGTTCGTCTCGCTGCAGGGGGCCCAGTTCGTCGGACGACTGCTGGGCGACGGCATGGTGGACCGCTTCGGCCAGAAGGCCGTCGCCCGGGCCGGGGGCGTCTTCGTCGCGGTGGGCATGGGCATCGCCCTGGCGTTCCCGTCGGTGATCGGCACGATCCTCGGCTTCGCGGCGGCGGGGTTCGGCGTCGCGACCCTGATCCCGGCGGCGATGCACGCGGCGGACAACCTGCCCGGGTTCCGGGCCGGCACGGGGCTGACGCTGGTGAGCTGGCTGCTGCGACTGGGGTTCCTGGCGTCGCCGCCCGTCGTCGGGTTCGTCGCGGACTCGGCCGGGCTGCGGTACGGACTGCTGCTCGTGCCCGTGGTGGGCGTGGCCGTGGTGCTGCTCGCCGGGGTGCTCGAGGGACGTCGGGCCCGGGGGCGGCACCGCGCGGCAGCTGATCCGGTCCGTGCCGGATCGGGTCGGGTCGGGTCGGGTCGGGTCGGGTCGGGTCGCACCACCGTCGCGTCGTCGAACCGTGTTCCGAGGTGGTTCGACGACGCGAGCGTGGTGCGGCCTCGGGGCACACGCCGATGA
- a CDS encoding MFS transporter, which produces MTNRPPFSPELARRRAAVFVFMAVVGVSLASWVVRTPAIRDLLQASTGEMGLVIFGLSVGSMGGILSSAPIVRRHGAHRAVAIGGSSLVAGVALVGVAASLSITPGVFVGLALVGAGVGLAEIAVNIEGAAIETASGRSVLPVLHGCFSLGTVAGAGLGILLTATHVPVQWHLLGVALAGGAALAWAVPIVPRSTGRSDERAERASGVRARLAGSLAVWRDRRLVLLGLIVLALALAEGSANDWLPLLFVDGHGVSATAGTVVFTAFAAAMTVGRFLGEPLLARFGHATVLRSSTLVSAVGIALVVFSDSVVVAGVAVVLWGLGAALGFPVTVSAAADGDDPTTAVGAVATMAYVAFLVGPPLLGFVGEHVGLRSAMIVVLVVVAGASLITSAARPRERSAAARP; this is translated from the coding sequence ATGACCAACCGACCGCCGTTCAGCCCCGAGCTCGCCCGACGCCGGGCGGCGGTGTTCGTCTTCATGGCGGTCGTCGGCGTCTCGCTCGCCTCGTGGGTCGTGCGGACCCCGGCCATCCGCGACCTGCTGCAGGCGTCGACGGGCGAGATGGGCCTCGTCATCTTCGGCCTGTCCGTCGGGTCGATGGGCGGCATCCTGTCGTCCGCCCCGATCGTCCGGCGGCACGGAGCCCATCGCGCCGTGGCCATCGGAGGCAGCTCGTTGGTCGCCGGCGTGGCCCTGGTCGGCGTGGCCGCCTCGCTCTCGATCACCCCCGGCGTCTTCGTCGGCCTCGCCCTGGTCGGGGCAGGGGTCGGCCTGGCCGAGATCGCCGTCAACATCGAGGGCGCCGCCATCGAGACCGCCTCCGGCCGGTCGGTGCTGCCCGTGCTGCACGGCTGCTTCAGCCTCGGCACGGTCGCGGGGGCCGGCCTCGGCATCCTGCTGACGGCGACGCACGTCCCCGTCCAGTGGCACCTGCTCGGGGTCGCGCTCGCGGGTGGCGCCGCACTGGCCTGGGCGGTACCGATCGTGCCGCGCTCGACCGGACGCTCCGACGAGCGGGCCGAGCGCGCCTCCGGGGTGCGGGCCCGGCTCGCCGGGTCGCTCGCGGTCTGGCGCGACCGCCGGCTCGTGCTGCTCGGCCTGATCGTGCTCGCGCTCGCCCTGGCCGAGGGGTCGGCCAACGACTGGCTGCCGCTGCTCTTCGTCGACGGGCACGGGGTCTCGGCGACCGCCGGCACGGTCGTCTTCACGGCGTTCGCGGCAGCGATGACGGTCGGCCGCTTCCTCGGCGAACCGCTGCTCGCCCGCTTCGGGCACGCCACCGTGCTGCGCTCCAGCACACTGGTCTCGGCGGTCGGGATCGCCCTCGTCGTCTTCTCGGACTCGGTCGTCGTCGCGGGCGTCGCCGTCGTGCTGTGGGGACTGGGCGCTGCCCTGGGCTTCCCGGTGACCGTCTCGGCCGCGGCCGACGGCGACGACCCGACGACGGCGGTCGGAGCCGTCGCGACGATGGCCTACGTGGCGTTCCTCGTCGGGCCGCCGCTGCTCGGCTTCGTCGGCGAGCACGTGGGCCTGCGCAGCGCGATGATCGTCGTGCTGGTGGTGGTCGCGGGCGCCTCGCTGATCACCTCGGCGGCGCGTCCCCGCGAGCGGTCCGCGGCCGCCCGGCCTTAG
- a CDS encoding sugar O-acetyltransferase, whose amino-acid sequence MTTTDHFAGDPRTNHERMLAGDLYIADDPEIAAQQQRAITLQARFAAVFADDVDAAQAVARELFGSMHETAHVRPPVYVDYGSSITIGAGTFVNYGLTALDVAPITIGADCQIGPNVQLLTPTHPVEPQPRRDKLEAAKPITIGDNVWLGGGVIVLPGVTIGENSVIGAGAVVTKDVPANVVAVGNPARVLRSI is encoded by the coding sequence ATGACCACCACCGACCACTTCGCCGGCGACCCGCGCACGAACCACGAGCGGATGCTCGCGGGCGACCTCTACATCGCGGACGACCCCGAGATCGCGGCCCAGCAGCAGCGGGCGATCACCTTGCAGGCGCGCTTCGCCGCGGTCTTCGCCGACGACGTCGACGCCGCGCAGGCAGTCGCGCGCGAGCTGTTCGGCAGCATGCACGAGACGGCCCACGTCCGGCCGCCCGTGTACGTCGACTACGGCAGCTCGATCACCATCGGGGCCGGCACGTTCGTCAACTACGGCCTGACCGCGCTCGACGTGGCCCCGATCACGATCGGGGCCGACTGCCAGATCGGCCCGAACGTCCAGCTGCTGACCCCGACGCACCCGGTCGAGCCGCAGCCCCGTCGCGACAAGCTCGAGGCCGCGAAGCCGATCACGATCGGCGACAACGTCTGGCTCGGCGGCGGCGTGATCGTGCTGCCCGGGGTGACGATCGGCGAGAACAGCGTGATCGGCGCCGGGGCGGTGGTGACGAAGGACGTCCCGGCGAACGTGGTCGCGGTCGGCAATCCGGCCCGCGTGCTGAGGAGCATCTAG
- a CDS encoding ROK family transcriptional regulator, with the protein MTDSHAPGHAAPAHGSLGHADGGWSPLAGSAQAVVLDILVHGARPRTELAARLGLSGPSLTRITRPLLESGLLVERASLAPSGSGRPSVPLDLDPDAHHFVGVKLTRDRLFVVVADQRGRVLDGHDDDLPDPSPAAVVAQVAAVVTSARGRDDRIRAVGVTVGGQVVDRAHVRHAPFLGWDDVPLAELLTATTGLPTWVENDVRALTQAELWFGEGRGLRSFALVTIGAGVGLGLVAAGEVLGGAHSSAGSVGHQRIVVPEGVAAPVPTPAPVPVPVPVPGPVPLPAPVQVPAPAPVPASAAAAARADVPAPTCDLGHHDCASAFLTVAAVEAAAARALGRPVAYDDLLVLAADGHQEARVVVDTAADVLGQLIAGVLNVLDPEVVLLSGEGVRLATVGGAAVDAAIARDAHRAVPPPRLLVQEFRFDEWARGAAAVAIQMHALGR; encoded by the coding sequence GTGACGGACTCCCATGCTCCCGGGCACGCCGCTCCCGCTCACGGTTCCCTCGGCCACGCCGACGGCGGCTGGTCCCCGTTGGCCGGCAGCGCGCAGGCCGTGGTGCTGGACATCCTCGTGCACGGCGCCCGCCCCCGGACCGAGCTCGCCGCCCGGCTCGGCCTGTCGGGCCCGAGCCTCACGCGCATCACCAGACCCCTGCTCGAGAGCGGGCTGCTGGTCGAACGCGCGTCCCTCGCGCCGTCCGGCTCGGGTCGCCCCTCGGTCCCGCTCGACCTCGACCCGGACGCCCACCACTTCGTCGGCGTCAAGCTGACCCGTGACCGCCTCTTCGTCGTCGTGGCCGACCAGCGGGGCCGGGTGCTGGACGGGCACGACGACGACCTGCCCGACCCGTCGCCCGCCGCCGTCGTGGCCCAGGTCGCGGCGGTCGTGACCTCGGCCCGCGGCCGGGACGACCGCATCCGTGCGGTCGGCGTCACCGTCGGCGGACAGGTCGTCGACCGTGCCCACGTGCGGCACGCGCCGTTCCTCGGCTGGGACGACGTGCCCCTCGCCGAGCTGCTGACCGCCACGACCGGCCTGCCGACCTGGGTCGAGAACGACGTCCGTGCGCTGACCCAGGCCGAGCTCTGGTTCGGCGAGGGACGCGGGCTGCGCTCGTTCGCCCTCGTCACGATCGGCGCCGGCGTGGGGCTCGGCCTCGTCGCCGCGGGCGAGGTGCTCGGCGGGGCGCACTCCTCGGCGGGCAGCGTCGGACACCAGCGGATCGTGGTGCCCGAGGGCGTGGCCGCGCCGGTGCCGACGCCCGCGCCGGTGCCCGTGCCCGTGCCCGTGCCGGGGCCCGTGCCGTTGCCCGCGCCGGTGCAAGTGCCCGCGCCCGCGCCCGTGCCCGCGTCGGCCGCCGCTGCGGCCCGCGCCGACGTGCCGGCCCCCACCTGCGACCTCGGCCACCACGACTGCGCGAGCGCGTTCCTCACGGTCGCCGCGGTCGAGGCCGCCGCCGCCCGGGCCCTCGGCCGCCCGGTCGCCTACGACGACCTGCTCGTCCTCGCCGCCGACGGACACCAGGAGGCGCGGGTCGTCGTCGACACCGCCGCCGACGTCCTGGGCCAGCTGATCGCGGGCGTGCTGAACGTGCTCGACCCCGAGGTGGTCCTCTTGTCGGGCGAGGGCGTGCGGCTCGCGACCGTCGGCGGGGCCGCGGTGGACGCGGCGATCGCACGCGACGCCCACCGGGCGGTCCCGCCGCCCCGCCTGCTCGTCCAGGAGTTCCGGTTCGACGAGTGGGCCCGCGGCGCCGCCGCCGTCGCCATCCAGATGCACGCACTCGGTCGCTGA
- a CDS encoding alpha-galactosidase: MSHPTPSPTVVAPSRAPDAFVHLSSAGVSLLLDVTDARLPAVLHWGAALGRPTLEDVRSLAAAAVPPYVNNLMDEPVRLAILPEHHAGWSGKPGVGGHRSDGADWSPRFTVDALDVTGEAEATRASSGPELVDAGAAVVTVEAHDDVAGLAVVLEIELTASGLVRTRAELTNGAGRRRGGRSTPGDDHTASTAAGAASTAADVYTLTDLHLALPVPPRAREILDFAGRWGKERTPQRRELVVGVHEREGRKGRTGPDAATVLSVGVPGFGFGAGSGEVWGLHVGFSGGHRHYAERLSTGAQVLGGGELLLPGELRLEVGESYRSPWVFGSYGDGLDDQARRFHRWLRSREQHPTRPRPMTINVWEAVYFDHDLARLRDLADRAAALGVERYVLDDGWFRGRRDDHAGLGDWVVDGDVWPDGLSPLIDHVTGLGMEFGLWFEPEMVNEDSDLAREHPEWILQTGDRLPPRSRDQQVLNLGIAGAFEHVLGQMTTILTEYDIAYLKWDHNRDLVDAGTWPTGAAGVHEQTLAAYRLMDELKARFPGLEIESCSSGGARVDLGVLERTDRVWVSDCIDPLDRQQMNRWTMQLLPPELLGSHIASGVSHSTGRWHELSFRAGTALFGHLGIEWDLARATDAENRDLAGWIALYKEHRQLMHTGDLVRVDEADPSLLVYGSVAADASEALFFLAYVGRSDVAPLGRVLLPGLDPERRYRVAPVTVGSPDHGLTPPPWWGTADEGGAYPGVVLDGRALAVAGLQAPSSFPERVVLLRVTAAG; the protein is encoded by the coding sequence GTGTCGCACCCCACCCCGTCGCCCACCGTCGTCGCGCCGTCCCGAGCACCCGACGCGTTCGTCCACCTGAGCAGCGCCGGCGTCAGCCTGCTGCTCGACGTCACCGACGCGCGCCTGCCGGCGGTCCTGCACTGGGGCGCCGCCCTCGGCCGGCCGACGCTCGAGGACGTGCGGTCCCTCGCCGCCGCGGCGGTGCCGCCGTACGTCAACAACCTGATGGACGAGCCGGTGCGCCTGGCGATCCTGCCCGAGCACCACGCGGGCTGGTCGGGCAAGCCCGGCGTCGGCGGCCACCGCTCGGACGGCGCCGACTGGTCGCCGCGGTTCACGGTCGACGCGCTCGACGTGACGGGCGAGGCGGAGGCGACCCGCGCCTCCTCGGGTCCCGAGCTGGTCGACGCCGGTGCCGCCGTCGTCACGGTCGAGGCGCACGACGACGTCGCCGGGCTCGCCGTCGTGCTCGAGATCGAGCTGACGGCGAGCGGGCTCGTCCGCACCCGGGCCGAGCTGACGAACGGCGCCGGGCGACGCCGAGGCGGTCGGTCGACCCCCGGTGACGACCACACGGCGAGCACCGCGGCCGGCGCCGCGAGCACGGCGGCGGACGTGTACACGCTGACCGACCTGCACCTGGCCCTGCCGGTGCCACCGCGAGCCCGCGAGATCCTCGACTTCGCGGGCCGCTGGGGCAAGGAGCGCACGCCCCAGCGCCGCGAGCTCGTCGTCGGCGTGCACGAACGCGAGGGACGCAAGGGCCGCACCGGCCCGGACGCCGCGACCGTGCTGAGCGTCGGCGTGCCCGGGTTCGGCTTCGGCGCCGGCTCGGGAGAGGTCTGGGGGCTGCACGTCGGGTTCAGCGGCGGCCACCGGCACTACGCCGAACGCCTGTCGACCGGGGCGCAGGTGCTGGGCGGCGGGGAGTTGCTGCTGCCGGGCGAGCTGCGGCTCGAGGTGGGCGAGTCGTACCGCAGCCCGTGGGTCTTCGGCTCGTACGGCGACGGCCTCGACGACCAGGCCCGGCGGTTCCACCGGTGGTTGCGCTCCCGCGAGCAGCACCCGACCCGCCCGCGCCCGATGACGATCAACGTCTGGGAGGCCGTCTACTTCGACCACGACCTCGCCCGCCTGCGCGACCTGGCCGACCGGGCCGCCGCCCTCGGCGTCGAGCGGTACGTGCTCGACGACGGGTGGTTCCGGGGGCGACGCGACGACCACGCCGGCCTCGGCGACTGGGTGGTCGACGGCGACGTCTGGCCCGACGGCCTGTCACCGCTGATCGACCACGTCACGGGCCTCGGCATGGAGTTCGGCCTCTGGTTCGAACCCGAGATGGTCAACGAGGACAGCGACCTCGCCCGCGAGCACCCCGAGTGGATCCTGCAGACCGGCGACCGCCTGCCCCCGCGGTCGCGCGACCAGCAGGTGCTGAACCTCGGCATCGCCGGGGCGTTCGAGCACGTGCTCGGCCAGATGACGACGATCCTCACCGAGTACGACATCGCCTACCTGAAGTGGGACCACAACCGCGACCTCGTCGACGCCGGCACCTGGCCGACCGGCGCCGCGGGCGTCCACGAGCAGACCCTCGCGGCGTACCGGCTGATGGACGAGCTCAAGGCGAGGTTCCCCGGTCTCGAGATCGAGTCGTGCTCGTCCGGCGGCGCCCGCGTCGACCTCGGCGTGCTCGAACGCACCGACCGCGTCTGGGTCAGCGACTGCATCGACCCGCTCGACCGGCAGCAGATGAACCGCTGGACCATGCAGCTCCTGCCGCCCGAGCTGCTCGGCTCGCACATCGCCTCGGGCGTCAGCCACTCGACCGGCCGCTGGCACGAGCTGTCGTTCCGGGCGGGCACCGCCCTGTTCGGCCACCTCGGCATCGAGTGGGACCTCGCCCGGGCCACCGACGCCGAGAACCGCGACCTCGCCGGGTGGATCGCCCTCTACAAGGAGCACCGCCAGCTGATGCACACGGGCGACCTCGTGCGGGTCGACGAGGCCGACCCGTCGCTGCTGGTCTACGGCTCGGTCGCCGCCGACGCGAGCGAGGCCCTGTTCTTCCTCGCCTACGTGGGGCGGTCGGACGTCGCACCGCTCGGCCGCGTGCTGCTACCCGGGCTCGACCCCGAGCGCCGGTACCGGGTCGCCCCCGTCACCGTCGGCTCGCCCGACCACGGCCTGACGCCCCCGCCGTGGTGGGGCACGGCGGACGAGGGCGGCGCGTACCCCGGGGTGGTGCTCGACGGGCGCGCCCTGGCGGTCGCCGGGCTGCAGGCGCCGTCGTCGTTCCCCGAGCGGGTCGTGCTGCTGCGGGTCACCGCCGCGGGGTGA